GGAGCAGGCTCTGGGGTCAGACAACTTGACGGCCATCTTGCTCCCCACTTGAATAGCTGTGTGGCCTCAGTCAGGCCTTTCTGAGTCTCTGATAACAGTAACACGGGAATACTCTCTTGTATTTGTGGGGAGGGTCCGTTAAGATGTGGGGGTTAGTGCTCCGCAGGGTCAAGGGCTTACAGGCTTGCTCCCCCTCCATGCCCAGGCACTTCCAAAGGCCCAGAAGAGGCCCAGAaggaggatgaggaagaggaggaagaaggggcagCTGTGGGGACCAAGAACAGTAATCAGAAGGGCAAAGCGAAAGGAAAAGCCAAAAAGGTTGGGatccagaggggaagggggctgaGGCCCCTTCGGAGAGCAGGGGCCTGGGTTTGGGGGACTAGAGAATGGAACCTCATGGGGTGGGGGCACAGGGCTGGAGTTAGAATCTTGGCTCTCTCCCTGATAACATGATAGGAGGACAAAGGGCACCAGACTTGTGAGAACAGAGAAGGCGGCTGAGGGGTCACTGGGCTGGGATAGGCTCCCTGAGGGCCTGATGTTATCTGGGCTCTAAGCCCTCCCCTCTGCGGCCTAACCAGCAGCCCCAGCCAGAGATGCTCACACAGCTGCCACACGAAGGGACACCCATCTTCTGTACCAGAGAGGTAGACCACACAGGCAGAGCATGTTCACTGACTGTGTGAGTTGTTAAAATGTTCTCACACTACTGCTCTGGGGCCCCAAGTGTTTTCCGCTAGCACACCCGGGATGGCCCAACCTTCTGGCAGCTGAAGGGTTAACACGGGCAGACAGGGGCCTCCAGAACCCTCCTCAAGGCCCACCAGGGTCCATTCAGACCCAGGGGCATTCTCAGGGGCAGAACAGTTTACTAACTATTTTGAATATTGCTCTTCCTCACAAAAAGGACTCAGGCACCAACATGGACAAGCTGGAGTTAAGCAGGAGAGGGGGGTCAaactggagagagaaagggatgaaAGGCTTTGAGAAACTGGTTTCCACAAGTGGGGAGATCACGCTGAGGGCAGGGCTAGGGTCTGAGCCATGTGGGTTTATTGGTTCATTCAGGAGTGGTCAGGTCTTAGGGGACTGACTCACATTAGTCAACCTTACCAGATTCCGATATATATACTGAAAGGCCAGTTTCTTATCTCCCACAGGGAATATAACCGCAGTGCTACCTCCTGTACAGTAGGCCCTAGAAATTCACAGCTGTGGAACTGTTTGAGTAAGCTCTGGCTTTCTCCACATCACATTCCAAACATAGTCTTACATTTCCCAAGTTTCTTCAGGAGCAGCTCAGAGTGGAGAGGAGATGCTCCCTGGCCCCACGGGCTACTGGCCTGCTCACCAACACCAGCCTCACTTCACATGCAGTCCAAACCTGCCCTCGGCAAAAATGGCCAACCGCAGCCCATCAGGGATTCCTCGTGGCTTTCCTATAGCCCCTTCTCTTCCCTAATGGGAAAGTTAGGGTTGGAATCTTGGCTCTCCCTCTTAGGAGAGGAATAGAACATGAGTGCGGAGGACACCAGGTTTGTGGGGTCACCAGGCTGGGCCTAGGCCACCCTAGGGGGGAATGCCACCAAACTGTGATTCAGAGTTTTTCTATGAGCGAGATAAGCTTTTTTATTCAGTTATTGTCTGACCTCTGTATTGCCGTCTGACAAAGCACCCCCAAAACTTAGTGccttaagaaaacaaacatttcttttcttagttTCTGGAATTCAGGAATCTAGGAGGGGCCTAGCAAGATACTCTGGGCTTGGGGGGACTGTCCCTACATTGCTGTCAGGATGTCAGTTGGGTCAGCAGTCACTCAGAAAGCTTGGCCAGAAAGAGAGGATCCACTTTGAAAATGGTTCTCTGTCATGGTTGTTAGCCGGGGCCCTTTCCATAGGGTGGCTTGAATGGTCTAATGACATAGCAGCCAACTTCAGCCAGGGCTCAAGAGTGGCCCAAGGGAGACAGCAAGGAGAGGCCACCATATCTTCTATGACCAGGCCTTAGAAATGACCCCCCCCCATCACTTGGGCTATATTCCATTGGTCGGAGAGACCAAACTCTGATAAGATGTAGAAGGGGGACTACATGACGTGTAAATACGAGGAGGCGGGGATCACTGGGCCTCATCTTGGAGGCTGGCTACTACAGTCCTTGATATTTACCAGACACTGTGATGATAGCAGTGGCTAATACTCTAGAACACAGCGGTTCATACCTTTGGCCCCACCTCAGTTCACCCCTTGAGACAGTGTCCACACGGAAGGGCTTTCTAAAGCTCTGGTTCTAACAGGTACCATTTAAAGCCcagttccaggggcacctgggtggctcagtgggttaaacctctgcctttggctcaggtcatgatctcagggtcctgggatcgagccccacattgggctctctgcttagcgggtaGCCCACTtacacctctctctgcctgcctctctgcctacttgtgatctctctctgtcaaataaataaataaaatcttaaaaaagtaaataaataaagcccagtTCTACTTCTTACTAattgtgtgaacttgggcaaattgcttaacctctctgagcctcaacttcCTCAGTAAATTTGGACAACAACTTCAGTAGTTACCTAAGGGAATTGAATTAGTTAATATTTGGAAGATACTTAGAGCAATGCCCAGCGCATTGGTAGACTTTATATAAGTGTTTGTTAAATATAGAGATGAAGTAAGGTCTCTCCCGGGTACCCAGCCCCAACCTCTGCATTTCTCTGGTGAAAAAACTGAGTCATATGGTGTTTCAAGTGAAAGATGACCGAGTTAGTCGtggaaccaggatttgaacccaagctgTCTTGCTCCAGAGCCCAGGCTCTTAACCAGATgccaaacaaaataataatgaaatgccAAACTCCCCAGAGCCTGGGGAAGTGTGGGGGCCCAACCCACTGTAGCTGGCCCATGTGTTCTCTTCCCACACAGAAAGCGGTGAGTTGTCCTGCCTGTCCTGTGTCCCAGTACTGGGGACCTGCTGAGAGCAGGGGAGCCAGTGCTTCCGGGCCTGATACATGCTCTGCCCCAaaccagaaggaggagagagcccCATCCCCACCCATGGAAGTGGATGAGCCCCGGGAGTTTGTGCTCCAGCCTGCGCCCCAGGGCCGGACAGTACGCTGCAGGCTGACCCGGGACAAGAAGGGCATGGATCGGGGCCTGTATCCCTCCTACTTCCTGCACCTGGACACGGAGAAGAAGGTGGGTAGGGGGGAGGCGGCAGGGGAGACAGACTGTAGGTCTCAGCACCCAGGCTcagggagcgggggtggggggtgtgtgtgcctAGAGCCAAAATGCCAGGGGGTGAGGGAGTCCAACACAAACaggtcttcctttccctctcacaCACCTCCTTCCTTCacctgtgtccccctctccccaggTGTTTCTCCTGGCTGGCAGGAAGCGGAAACGTAGCAAGACAGCCAATTACCTCATCTCCAGTGACCCCACCAATCTGTCCCGAGGAGGGGAGAATTTCATTGGGAAGctgaggtggggctgggaggccCGGGGCCATAAGAATTCCATGGCGAGTCGCTTCTGTCTCCCTGTGCCTGGCAGTGTCCGCCACAGTGGGCACTCTAAAAAtgtcccctgccccagggcttcCCACACGTAAATGTGCATGGATCACTTGGAAGCGTTGTTAAAACGGCCCAGTGGGTCTGGGTGTGGGGCAAGACTCTTCATTCCTAACAAGCCCCCAGGTGATGCCCAGGCTGCTGGACCAAGGACCTCACTTGACATAGGTCATAAagtccatgagggcagggatggTCGGTGCCTGTTGGTTCGTGGCTGAATTCCCAGCACCTGGTACATAGTAGCAACTCAATAAAACATTGACTAAGTGAATGCATAaacaaatatccagcacctaccCTGTGCTGTGTCCCCCCATAtatctcatctaatcctcacTGCACATCTGAGAGGTAAGGGCAAGGGGGACCCCCGAGTCAcgctttcttatatttttatacttaacaAATGCTTATGAAAGGCCTACCTATGTGTCAGGCATCGTTCTAACTTCCAAATATGAATCCATTTAGTCCCCTTCTTGACCAAGTGAATTAGATACTGCCATTAGGCCCATTTAACAGAAGGGAAAGTTGAGGCTCAGAGTTTAGCCTGCCTAGGGTCACGCAGTAAGAGAtggagctgagatctgaaggTTGTCCAGTGTCCTCCCAGATCCAGCTTCTAAAAAGACCTCATGAGGAGCACCTGGGACAGGGGACAAGAGTTGCTCTGTCCTAAGACACCCACACCCTTGACACAGGAAGCTCTCCAAACTGCCTGTCGGTGAGGAAGGGTCTTGGAGCAGGGGTGTGGaatcccccagccccgcccccagctccgCCCTGTTTGCAGGTCCAATCTCCTGGGCAACCGCTTTACCGTCTTTGACAATGGGCAGAACCCGCATCGTGGAGGAGGCAGCACTAACGTAGGAAGTCTTCGGCAGGAACTGGCAGCTGTGATTTATGTGAGAATCCCCCTGGGCGCACCCCCGCAGGACACTCCCCTTCACAAGGGCTGGCCTAACAGGCATCTCCCTCTCAGGAAACCAATGTCCTGGGCTTCCGGGGACCCCGGCGTATGACGGTCATCATTCCTGGCATGAATTCGGACAACGAGAGGGTCCCCATCCGGCCACGAAATGTGAGCCCAGCACCTCCCTGACGCCTCTCCCTGAGGATCCTGCTCCCATGTGACCCACCCATGACCCACtcctggggtgctgggggggTTGCCGAGGGGCTCAGGTTGCCCATACCCAACTTCCTGggcacattcattcattctggaAACTCATGGGATTAATTAGGGGGGTTTTGTAATTGAATTCACTGAAACAAatacaatggtttttttttttttcagtgtatacCACATCATCCATTCATATATTCACTCACTGAATGAATTGCATATTGTGTATATTGTACTAACCACCTTCAGTGTATAATGAGAGCTGATTATTAATCTAGGCAACTGGAAGACATCAGTGAGTAAAAAagatctgccttcatgaagctgGCATTCTAGGGGAGGAGACGGACCAGACCATAGGCAATAATTGTGCAAATAAGTAAATTGTGCAGAATGTTAGAAAGTCACAAGTaatatggaagaaagaaaaagagtgggCCTCATTGAAAAGGTGATGTTTAACCAaagacctgaaggaggtgagggagcaAGCTGACGGATACCTGGGGAAAGAgcatccaggcagagggaagagccagtgcaaaggccctgaggcaggatgGTGCCTGGTGGGTCTGAGGTGAGAGGTGAGGGTTGAGTTGCAGATAGGGCCTGTATAACTGGTTTGTACTCACAGAAACAGGAAGCCACAGCAGGGTTTTCAGGAGTGACTtgatttgccttttattttaaaaagcaaaggttGCTGGTTTGTGTGTGAGGTCTAAGGTAATAGGGAGAGATAGCCCAGGGAGAGGTGGCCTCCTTCAGTGtcagtccctccctctgctccttggcACTGTGGGTCAGTGAGCCCAGGACTGCAGAGACAGGATGACTGGCCTGCTCCATACCTGTAGTGATGTCACTACTTACAATGAAAAATAACACCGTCAGCTGATCACTCATCCTTCCATGCTGGCAAGTCACACTGTAATTAGGTTCAGCCAACCCATGAGGCATGAGGCATGAAAGGCTCTAGTCTCTAGGACCTGTGGGGTCCCACAGCCACTCCTTCCGGGCCTGGACTAAACACACAAAAGCTCCAGAGACAGTGCCTCCCAGGTGTGTTTGGGCTTGGTGAGAACTCCCCAGGGCCATTCCGGGTAACTTCATCATTTTACCGTCCATCAGAGCAAtctgacatttactgagcattcacTCTGGGCTGTTAACTGATCTGAATAACATGCCATGCACTATTACCTTCCTTAATCCTCACAAGACCCTGTTGTgcgggaaactgaggcagggagctATCAATAAAATATGATGCCTTCCCTTAAAGTATCTAATTCTGCTTATGACAGTGTAGTGGGAGAAACAGTAAGAGCAAGGTGTTACGGAGGGAGCCTCCAGCTAAGACATCTAAATCAGACACCAGCTCAGGGAGGCTTCtcagaggtcatgatcttgagccGACTCACTCTAAGCCATGATGGGACCAGTGCCAAGGGAACTGGGGAAAGAAGCATCTCAGGAGCGCTATCCCATAGACACCACTCCTTCCTTTGAGAAACTCTCTTCTGGGACATCTTATTTTAACTGCTCCATCTGTCCGTTCACCTGTCCATCTCCCCACGCGCAACTGTGAGCTCCTCGGCGAACCTAGCCTGTTTGGTGCCTTCTTGTGATCAGGTGCCAGCATGCGGCTGTTCCAAAGGCCCACGGGGGGTCAAGCGCATGGACGCCTACTGGGGGCCAAGTGCTACTTCCCAACCCTCCACTTTGACATCCCATAGCGAAACCCCATTCTCACAGAGCTCCACCCTGCCCACAAGGACACCACAGAGACCAAGTGTTCTTTCGGGGATCCCCTGAATGGATGTCGATGTCCAGGCTGCATACCAGCACACACATGCGAAGGCAGACCCAGgtccccaggccccctcccctcGGTCCTGAGATATCTCGGCCACCCCTAACTGTCCTCTCCCTAAGACTTTACTTTGGCACCCCAGGCTAGCGATGGGTTGCTGGTGCGCTGGCAGAACAAGACACTGGAGAGCCTCATTGAGCTGCACAACAAGCCACCTATCTGGAACGAAGACAGCGGCTCCTACACACTGAACTTCCAAGGCCGAGTCACACAAGCCTCGGTCAAGAACTTCCAGATTATCCATGCCGATGACCGTGAGTATTTGAGGCCCCAAGCTGGGCTGTTCCCCACCACCTCCAGGACCCTGACCCTCCCTCTGGCCTTTCCCCACCACctggctgcctctctctctctctctctctctctctctcacacacacacacacacacacacacacaagcgtgAGTGGGTGTGCACAAAGCTGTCCTTGATCTCTGGAGCCAGAACATCTAAGAAAGTCACTCCCTCCTGCATGGACATTGACAGCATGCTCCCAGGAACCTCCGATATTCCAAGCAGTTGTCTTGGGGCTCTCTGTCCCAGGCCTTCTTTCTAGCATTGACTAGAGCCTGGTGTGGATACTGGGATATTCTGGGTAAGAAAGACTATGCGGAAGGGAGAGTTAGTCTGCTGGAGCTTGAGAACCACTCAAAGAGgctgctgaggctcagagacggcAGCGCCTTCCCCAGAGTCTTTCAGCAACTCCAAAAGGTCCCACTGGCCATGagaatttatttcacagatacaCAGAGCCtcctatgtgctaggcactgttcttTGAACTTTACAGTTACTGAATCATTAAATCTTTCAACAACCCTGTCCCCCCAATACCTGAGGAAGGTATTATTATTGTCCCTACTTGgcatatgagaaaactgaggctcagagagggacagCTGGCATGAGAACCCAGGTGGTCTAGTTCTAGGGCCCCAGGCCCCAATCGCTTCAAGATGGCTGCCCTGCAGGGCTAGGAATTATTCATTAAGCATCTTTGAATGCCTATTCTgttgtcctcaagtaaggtcaaaggcctgccctcaaggagttaGGGAAACAAGATATGCCCAGAACACAAGTAAGTAAAAATGTCCCTGTTACAGGCCTGGGGGACAGTTCCCGCTAGGGTGAAGAAGTTTGGGGTGGAAAGGTACCTTCCAAGGGACTATGGGTTCCCAGGATTGGCTGACACCGAGCAACTTCTCCATCCCCCACTCCATCCTAGGGATGTGTCCCCAGTGTCACCTGTCCCAAGGCCTTAGGAAACTGCTCTCCAGATCACATTTCTGGTGGAGCATGGTCTACAGCGATCAGGGGTATTTTTAGCAACTTCCTGTTCCTATGGATGCTGGGGGAGGTGTTGGGACTGGGGATTGGATCCTGGACCAGATATGGGATGGGACTGAGTGGAGCCACTCAATAAGATAGGGACTCAGGGGCTAGTGAAGGGATAGAGCCTGGCAGTCTAAGATGGGACTTTGGGGCTGGGGATGGGAAGAAGGAATGAGGCTGCAGCCACTGGAAAAGGATTCTAGGCTGGGGGGAGTGTGACAGGTTCCTGTATTTAAGTGCCTGTCGTACACATAGCCCTGGGTGCCAGAAGATAAGGcagggtccctgccctcaggggctTACAGTCAGAAGGCTGGTCAAGCTGCAGGTGGGGCCAGATGGGTCAGATAAGAAGGGGTGGATGGGTGGAAGGTGAATAATTGAGATGGAGGCTGAGGATTAGGGCCCCAAAGCAGAGGAGGGAGACTTCTCCCAAAGGTGAGGACACTGCCTGCCAGGATTGGGACCCCAGGAAATCTTGCCCCCCGCTTCTCTGTCTGTGTCCATAGCGGACTACATCGTACTGCAGTTCGGGCGCGTGGCGGAGGACGCCTTCACTCTAGACTACCGCTACCCGCTGTGCGCCCTGCAGGCCTTTGCCATCGCCCTCTCCAGTTTCGACGGGAAGCTGGCCTGCGAGTGACCCCGGCAACCCCCAGGGCCCGCCAAGGATGGGGGAAAGGATTCAGTGGAGGCCCGCAGGGTCCGTTCGCCAAAGCCCCCACTGAAGACTCCTCTCTTGTCCGGGGCTGACCCCTCACTGTCTCCGAGTGACCTCCATCCGCTCCCCAGCCTGGCACAGGCCGAGGCAGGGGAGGAGCTCAGACGGCGGTCCGACAGAGATGAAGAACATCTGGAGTCGGGAGCCGCACATCTGGTCCCAGAGCTAGCCTGCGCCGCTTCACCAACcgccccccttccccgccccgcGCCCCAGTCACTTCCTGTCCAGGAGCAGTAGTCAGTGTTGTTTTAACCCCCTCCGGGATCGTCCTAAGGGATCCGAGGAGTGGGGCGGGCTCGGAAGAGGGGGTAGGTGTTGCGGGAGGAAGACCGGGTGCCCACATCCCCAATAAAGCCGCGTCCGGAACCCGGCGAGCAGTGGTTCTTCAGCGCGTGCCGAGAACGAGGCGGCGGGAGGGGTCCGGAGCGCGGGAGAGGTCCGGAGGGCGGGCTGGAggccagcctccccaccccccaaccccgctcCCGCCCAGGCCCGGGGCGCTCCCGCGTCCCCTCCCCCGCGCCCAGCGCCGGTCCTACCGAAACTCGGCGGGCTCGTGGTGTCGAGACGCCCCCCGCGGGGGCCCCGGGCCGAGAGGGAGGGCCCCGGAGGTCCGggaagagggggaaagggagaaattcGAGAAACAAGCCTCTCGGGGAGAACCAGACAAACCGGGTCCGGGCAGGGCGGGCGCAGTCGCCAGGGCGGGGCGGGGTCTGGGGCCCCGAGAGTTGGGGGCGGGTTCCCGGGCGGGAGAGGGCGCTCCACCTCGGCCGCACGGGACTGGGGTGTGGGTAGGGAGCCCCAAGGCCCGTGCGCTCCGGCTTCGCTGGGTCCCTCGTGACGCGGCACCCCGACGGGAGTCCAGCCGGCTAGGCGGGAGCTCCGCCCTCGGCCCCGCCCAGGCCTGAGCCCCAAAACTGTGGTCGGGTCCTGGGGAGGTGGGGTAAGACTCAGCGTGCAGTGGGAGGTTGAGAGCATGGCACAGGAAGGCGAGGAGAGGAGCGCCTAGGCGCGGGAAGGCCGAGAGCAGGTACGGGTCGCGAAGCAGCCGGGTGGGCAGCCCGACCGCCGACTGGGGGCGGCCCCgcgcggccccgcccctcccggccGGTGCCCGCCCCCCTGCGCGCCccgccccctccttcccctcagcccccaccccccgccccggctccTCAACACAAACTTTCCGTCCCGCTCGCTCCCTCCTCCGCGCTCGGCGCCTCCCGCTCCAGCCCGGCTCATTCCGCACATTCcggccagccccctccccaagaccccccttcccctgcccccctctcAGCTCCTTCGGGTCCGGCGGAGCGGCCCGGCCGGAGCGCCCCCCCGAGCTCGGACCAGGTAAGCCGGACAGACGCGGGGAGGAGGCCCTGCTGGGAGAGGTGGTTTGGTTGGCTGGTTCTGGACTGGGGGGGCACTCAAGGGGGACTGGGTCCCCGAGCTATTGTCCAGCTCGAGCCCGAGCCCCGGATCTGGGTGCCGGGAAGtttagagggaagggggggaagcTCTCCGGGAAGCCccgcccacccctcccaccccaacccccccctcGCGACCCGAACGGGTTGGTCGGGGGAGGTCGGGGAGCCGGGAGAGTGTCCCCGGTGCCATCGCCTGTCCCTCGACACCCCAAACGTCCGCGTTTGGGGTTTCGAGGCAGGGGTCTGGGGGCCGCACGTTTTGGGGGGCCTGCCATCGGGGAGCTCGTACCCGGGATTCCCAGTCCCGGGCCCGGGCCCCGCCGCCCTTTGGACTCCCGGCTCGCGCGCTCTTAGAGCCGGCCCGGCCCCAGCTCCACGCAGGCCTCGGGCCCGGCCTCCCGACGCCCAGGCCGGCTCCTGCGCGCGGTGCCTGTGGCTGCGCTGGATTGTGGACTGTGTCTGGGAGCAGAGCTGCGTGCCCTGGGCGTGCGCCCCCTGAGAAGCAGGGGCTTCAGCTCCTTTCAGTTCTGCCGCCCCTGTTGGGGTGGAGGTTCGGAGTCCAGACCAGGGCTCTGGGAGCCTGGCTCCAAAGAGGGCTGGCTTTGGGGCCTTATTTTCGCTACACTTCCTTAGAGCCCTTGTTTAGACTTTAGAGGGTTGGAAGGAGGCTTGTCCTctccactaccaccaccactgaggagggaaggccaggagtGCCTGCCTGCATCCGGTTTTTAGCTAGCCAGGCCCCAGGGCAGTGTCATTGAGACCCCACTCTGTCACCTTTTTGGGAGAGCGGCCCAGGGCTCAGAGATTCTTTCTGGACAAGAGGGAATGAGGCCTTGGGGGAGGACTTCTCAAGGGGCACTtccttctgtgttttctctccaGGTAGAGGCAGAACCAGGTCAGGCCTGGACTTGTAGTCCAGGAAAGCAGGGGATGGGGGTAGGGACTGGACACAGCTTGAGGGGCTGGAGTTCAGGGCTGCTCTATGTATCTCGTCTCCTGTGGCCTGTGTATACACGTCTCACCCCAGTGCAGGGGGCCTGGACCTCCTTGGCTAGAAAGTCGGGAGCAGCCTGGGGCAAAAAGGAAATCTAGAGTCCCCCAAAGTTGGACATTTAGGGGGATTATGTACTCCTTCCTTCCAGATTCTTGTAGGTCCTTTTCCAAGACCCTCCCCCAGGAGGGTGTCATTCCAGGACATCCTTCTGCGGTCTTGTGGATCCCTGCTCACCCTGTGGGCAGGGGTTGGACAGATGTAACTTCTAGGAACAGGCTCACCGGTGAGGATGACTTCAGGGGCCCTGGATGCCCCCTCCTCAGGGAGAGGCTAAGAGCCAATGGGATTCTCAACTTCATgagccctcccccactcccctagGGAGGGAACAATAATTAATGCTAATTAGCGCATTGGGGCTGGGGACTGGCTCTGTAGGATGGTCAGTGATTGGCAGgacagagctgtgtgtgtgtgtgtgtgtgtgtgtgtccgtgtgtgtccgTGTccccctgtctgtctgtctttgtgcTCCCATCCTTGTGCTCCTATACCCTTTGTATTCTGGAAATATTAGAACCATTAGAACCAGGAGGGGACATCTCAAAGAGGATGTCAAGAAATTAGAGATCTGGTCCCATCTGGGCCTTTAACCACCTGTGTCatcttgggcctcagtttccctgctcaAAACAAATGACTTCTTAGGTCCCCTATCTCTGAGCGTCTTCCAGTGTCTCGGTCTTCTAGTCAGTGGGCCTTGCTCCTTCCATTATGGACCATGAACCTGGTGAGGTCTGGAGAGGTGAGTGGACGATCAGTGATCTAAGGAAGAAAGTGAGGACAAACCAGGGGGTGACTGAGCAGTTTGTAAATCAGGTGAAGTATGGCTGAAAAGGTTGCAGGCAGCAGGCGTCGAGCGACAGGGAAGCCAGATGGAGCTGGGGAACCTTGCCCTCTGCAGTGACCCTGGGGTCTGGCAAGGCTGGCCGGGGTGAATTGTGTTGTGAGCTCACGTGgatggc
This genomic interval from Neovison vison isolate M4711 chromosome 1, ASM_NN_V1, whole genome shotgun sequence contains the following:
- the TULP1 gene encoding tubby-related protein 1; this encodes MPLQDDTLREVWASDSGHEEESQSPEVQPRLKQRPVKGQKLRKKRTEAPESPGPKGSKPRRPGGGLGTEPGSAPQAGRRGKPREDPAPQPPEARPPRTVYAKFLRDPEVKRDPRETFLVARAPDAADEDEEESDEDQKEEEEAEEKKRKTPLPPKKPPKEKTSAGIKERKAKAQGQKGDLGSPVPPAKPLRLKKKEAPAGEGPRMRRTKKKGSGETDGDPSGSPARVRKKTPAALFLVREEGSADKAPKKKGTSKGPEEAQKEDEEEEEEGAAVGTKNSNQKGKAKGKAKKKAKEERAPSPPMEVDEPREFVLQPAPQGRTVRCRLTRDKKGMDRGLYPSYFLHLDTEKKVFLLAGRKRKRSKTANYLISSDPTNLSRGGENFIGKLRSNLLGNRFTVFDNGQNPHRGGGSTNVGSLRQELAAVIYETNVLGFRGPRRMTVIIPGMNSDNERVPIRPRNASDGLLVRWQNKTLESLIELHNKPPIWNEDSGSYTLNFQGRVTQASVKNFQIIHADDPDYIVLQFGRVAEDAFTLDYRYPLCALQAFAIALSSFDGKLACE